From the genome of Lentilactobacillus buchneri, one region includes:
- a CDS encoding ABC transporter ATP-binding protein — protein sequence MSVLEVSHVSKSFGSKHVLSDINLSFDGNKIYGLLGRNGAGKSTLLSIITDRIFADSGEVKIDSEDVSDNDSKLGLMYLMSEANLYADGWKLTQILKDSESLYGGFNHELADHLIKEFGLDINQKFGKLSTGYNSIFKLILALCLPVKYVLLDEPVLGLDANHRELFYSELIQSYSDNPRTFIVSTHLIEEVANIISDVIVLDQGRVILNQPVEDVLAKTHSVVGPEKDVEQYTKGLNVIGHDMMGTIRANYVYGDLDDRILPDTVQLSNFDLQKLFIFLTNQYEGSAKNEDK from the coding sequence ATGAGCGTATTGGAAGTCAGTCACGTCTCGAAATCATTTGGGTCTAAGCACGTCTTGTCAGACATTAATTTGTCATTTGACGGCAACAAAATCTACGGCTTACTTGGGCGAAATGGTGCCGGGAAAAGCACACTGCTCAGTATTATTACCGACCGGATTTTTGCCGACAGCGGCGAAGTTAAGATTGATTCTGAGGATGTCAGCGATAACGACTCAAAGCTGGGTTTGATGTATTTGATGAGCGAGGCCAATCTTTACGCTGACGGCTGGAAATTGACCCAAATTCTCAAGGATTCCGAATCTCTGTATGGCGGATTCAACCATGAATTAGCGGATCACTTGATCAAAGAATTTGGCTTGGATATCAATCAAAAATTTGGTAAATTATCCACCGGTTACAACTCGATTTTTAAACTCATTTTGGCCTTGTGCCTCCCAGTCAAATACGTCTTGCTGGATGAGCCGGTTCTGGGGTTGGACGCCAACCATCGGGAACTCTTTTACAGTGAATTGATTCAATCTTATTCCGATAACCCGCGGACATTTATCGTTTCCACCCACCTTATCGAAGAGGTTGCCAATATTATCAGCGACGTGATCGTCTTGGATCAGGGGCGAGTGATTTTAAACCAGCCGGTTGAAGACGTCTTGGCCAAGACTCATTCGGTCGTGGGACCAGAAAAAGACGTCGAGCAATATACCAAGGGCTTAAACGTCATTGGCCACGACATGATGGGCACCATCCGGGCCAACTACGTCTATGGTGACCTTGACGACCGCATCCTGCCCGACACAGTCCAGCTGTCCAACTTTGACCTGCAGAAACTGTTTATTTTCCTAACCAATCAATATGAGGGGAGTGCCAAGAATGAAGACAAATAA
- a CDS encoding D-alanine--D-alanine ligase family protein, with product MEKHKKQHIGLIFGGNSSEHDVSKRSAHNIYDAMDKERYDVSLFLMTKNGYFLDHEASSRVFDGEPEDEVAKQELAKLDLKNPLARIINLAEESDIDVFFPIIHGNLGEDGTIQGLLRLLHKPYVGTAILGSAMSFDKDITKKIVKLAGVPTTRYEVITPLTAEQYSYDSLSDELGQTLFIKPANQGSSVGIHKVENAEEYSEGIRDAFRYDSKVLIEEAIEGPEELEISILGNDHPIASKIGAIRVPKDDAFYTYDNKFVDASQVKFDVPVDISEELAQQITEMGLTTYRALGLKGMARIDYLVSKDDKPYMSEVNTLPGFTNISLYPQLFAASGISYSELIDRLIQLAIDEFERQSKILYDFKPLPPRDQNINK from the coding sequence ATGGAAAAACACAAAAAGCAACACATTGGCCTCATTTTTGGCGGTAACTCTTCGGAACATGATGTCTCAAAACGCTCTGCTCATAACATTTATGACGCAATGGATAAAGAACGTTACGATGTGAGTTTGTTTTTGATGACTAAGAACGGCTACTTCCTGGATCATGAAGCTTCCTCTCGGGTTTTCGACGGAGAACCGGAAGACGAGGTTGCCAAGCAGGAATTAGCTAAATTGGACCTCAAGAATCCTTTGGCTCGGATAATCAACCTGGCTGAAGAATCCGATATTGACGTTTTCTTCCCGATTATTCACGGTAATTTGGGTGAAGACGGAACGATTCAGGGACTATTACGTCTCCTGCACAAACCATATGTGGGAACGGCGATCTTAGGGTCAGCCATGTCATTTGATAAGGATATTACCAAGAAGATTGTCAAACTGGCCGGAGTACCAACCACCCGCTATGAAGTGATTACCCCGCTGACGGCCGAGCAGTACAGCTATGACTCTCTCAGTGATGAACTGGGACAGACTTTGTTCATCAAGCCGGCTAACCAGGGATCTTCTGTTGGGATTCACAAAGTTGAAAATGCCGAGGAATATTCCGAAGGGATTCGCGATGCTTTCCGATACGACAGCAAAGTCCTGATCGAAGAAGCGATTGAGGGGCCGGAAGAGCTGGAAATTTCTATTCTGGGTAATGATCATCCAATCGCATCCAAGATTGGGGCCATTCGCGTACCCAAAGACGACGCCTTTTATACTTACGACAATAAATTTGTTGATGCCAGTCAGGTTAAATTTGACGTTCCAGTGGACATCTCGGAAGAACTTGCCCAACAGATCACCGAAATGGGCTTGACGACTTATCGGGCATTGGGACTCAAGGGGATGGCTCGGATCGATTATCTGGTTTCTAAAGATGACAAGCCATATATGAGTGAGGTTAATACGCTGCCCGGATTCACCAACATCAGTTTGTATCCGCAGCTGTTCGCCGCCTCTGGCATTTCATATTCTGAATTAATCGATCGCTTGATCCAACTCGCCATTGATGAGTTTGAACGTCAGTCAAAAATCTTATATGACTTTAAGCCATTGCCACCACGCGATCAAAATATTAACAAATAG
- a CDS encoding glycerophosphodiester phosphodiesterase family protein, which yields MGNNETKLYDYLTGALIVLILLLRRFLDTYQSFATVVFCSLTMFLLLVGLFYYGIVQTVHKTILSRPWSLLALLGSGVYLFVLLVPLGLFGFSNFIKFSVPISGNQFSWLTVNRYPLALTAIVGYFGLVLVGIYFSHFALNLLAADGDHPIQGLKQTVKLMTLKKYGQKLLLLFSMLVGICLLILGLGWLNRLLPNSVLFFLSQGTIDVVAPFVEIVVIGRLLGIQFARLTGKGLITGVGGCLIIFSALFAGINPAFSVRPVGHPTIIVHRGVINHNAQGNTITALKRNSHYHFPFVEMDIQETKDHHFICAHDNDVPIPGHGDQEINRLNLAEITRFHHVDMFADYLRTANRLKQPLIIELKVTNSSDPQMGTRFAQQFASQLTVLPHRVHSVGYPFLRQIKQRIPQINVGLVTMLNFGNIGKYKVDFYTLQHLTANPFLISSVGRTGRPVYSWTDDSQLSMMRMEMLGITGQVTDQALRLQKLRVNYQRDRWILLLNSLQNYL from the coding sequence ATGGGGAATAATGAAACGAAACTTTATGATTATTTAACGGGGGCATTGATCGTCCTTATTTTGCTGTTGAGACGTTTTTTGGACACTTACCAAAGCTTCGCAACGGTGGTATTTTGTTCGCTGACGATGTTTTTACTGTTGGTCGGTCTATTTTATTATGGGATCGTCCAAACCGTTCACAAGACAATTTTGAGCCGACCGTGGTCACTATTGGCGTTGCTGGGAAGCGGTGTTTACCTGTTTGTTCTGCTGGTGCCATTAGGCCTGTTTGGCTTCTCAAATTTCATTAAGTTTTCGGTGCCGATTTCTGGAAATCAGTTTTCCTGGCTGACAGTCAATCGCTATCCGCTTGCGCTGACGGCCATTGTTGGCTATTTTGGCCTAGTGCTGGTTGGGATTTATTTTTCTCATTTTGCGTTGAACTTGCTTGCTGCGGATGGCGATCATCCAATTCAAGGTTTGAAACAGACTGTTAAATTGATGACGTTGAAAAAGTATGGCCAAAAGCTGCTCTTATTATTTTCAATGCTGGTTGGCATCTGCCTGTTGATTCTTGGGCTGGGCTGGTTGAACAGATTGCTTCCCAATTCCGTCCTATTCTTTTTGTCACAAGGAACGATTGATGTGGTGGCTCCATTTGTCGAAATCGTTGTGATTGGTCGCCTGCTGGGCATTCAGTTTGCCCGGCTGACAGGAAAGGGGCTGATTACTGGTGTGGGCGGATGTCTGATTATCTTCTCAGCGCTGTTTGCCGGGATCAATCCCGCGTTTTCCGTTCGACCGGTCGGCCATCCCACGATCATTGTTCACCGCGGGGTCATTAATCATAACGCTCAGGGAAACACAATTACTGCTTTGAAGCGTAACAGCCATTATCACTTTCCATTTGTTGAGATGGATATTCAAGAAACCAAAGATCATCACTTTATTTGTGCCCATGATAACGATGTGCCAATTCCAGGCCACGGGGATCAGGAGATTAACCGCCTCAATCTGGCAGAAATTACCAGATTCCATCACGTTGATATGTTCGCTGATTATCTGCGAACTGCGAACCGATTAAAGCAGCCGCTCATCATTGAATTGAAGGTAACTAACAGCAGTGACCCACAGATGGGGACTCGATTTGCCCAACAGTTTGCCTCTCAACTGACGGTTTTACCACACCGGGTTCATTCGGTTGGTTATCCATTTCTCCGACAAATTAAACAACGGATTCCACAAATCAATGTTGGTCTGGTGACTATGCTTAATTTTGGTAATATTGGCAAGTACAAGGTCGATTTTTACACGCTGCAGCATCTGACCGCCAATCCATTCTTGATTTCCTCGGTTGGCAGAACCGGTCGGCCAGTCTATTCCTGGACAGATGATAGTCAGTTATCAATGATGCGAA